One genomic window of Bacillus mycoides includes the following:
- a CDS encoding alpha/beta hydrolase — translation MKKSIKIIGVITILLLIIALLFPTWTSQIKGNNSISTLEQVEINGSDHEIMIRGKDKSNPVIIFVHGGPGSSEIPYAQKYQDLLEDKFTIVNYDQRASGKSYHFFEDYSNLSSNLLVEDLLAMTDYVSKRLGKEKVILIGHSYGTYIGIQAANKAPEKYGAYIGIGQMSDTVESEMDSLNYVIEQAQNAGNADEVSHLKGLTEQIKNGDTYTPRNYVAKYGGTSRLIENPDGDNIGMLFSNEYNLFDVIRYNYGLSYSQTVLLEKDLKNPLPTKVTKLNLPFYFLMGKYDYNTSFLAARKYFDMIEADKKEFITFEKSAHYPQFEEKEKFYKWMCETFVK, via the coding sequence ATGAAAAAATCAATAAAAATTATTGGAGTCATTACTATACTATTACTAATCATAGCTCTATTATTCCCCACATGGACTTCGCAAATAAAGGGTAATAACAGTATAAGTACATTAGAACAAGTCGAGATAAATGGAAGTGATCATGAAATTATGATACGTGGCAAAGATAAGAGTAATCCAGTTATTATCTTTGTTCATGGTGGACCAGGTTCTTCAGAAATACCGTATGCTCAAAAATATCAAGACTTACTGGAAGATAAATTTACGATTGTTAATTATGATCAAAGAGCAAGTGGAAAATCGTATCATTTCTTTGAAGACTATTCAAATCTTTCATCAAATCTACTCGTGGAGGATTTATTAGCTATGACGGATTACGTTTCAAAACGTCTAGGCAAAGAAAAAGTAATTTTAATAGGCCATTCTTATGGTACATATATTGGAATACAGGCTGCCAACAAAGCTCCTGAAAAATATGGAGCATATATTGGTATTGGACAGATGAGTGATACAGTAGAAAGTGAGATGGATAGTTTAAACTATGTTATTGAACAGGCACAAAATGCTGGGAATGCGGATGAGGTTTCACATTTAAAAGGGTTAACTGAACAAATTAAAAATGGCGATACATATACCCCGCGAAATTATGTTGCGAAATACGGTGGAACTTCAAGACTTATTGAAAATCCAGATGGTGATAACATAGGGATGTTATTCAGTAATGAATATAACTTGTTTGACGTAATTCGTTATAACTATGGATTATCCTATTCTCAAACAGTTTTATTAGAAAAAGATTTAAAGAATCCATTACCTACTAAAGTAACTAAGCTGAATCTACCGTTTTATTTTCTTATGGGAAAATACGATTATAATACTTCATTTCTTGCAGCAAGAAAATATTTTGATATGATTGAAGCGGATAAAAAAGAATTTATTACTTTTGAGAAATCAGCTCATTATCCGCAATTTGAAGAGAAGGAAAAGTTTTATAAATGGATGTGCGAAACATTCGTCAAGTAA
- a CDS encoding DUF7003 family protein: MKAEKILETLDRYAGEFDFPVLDNYNFDLAQSRISVFREEDKWFIVFEVVGVDANLEISNNFYVYSNSMRQQGFFSCFDEILTLVNEEYWYDDEDRFLVDPFHMELLLKGEHITLTPTVEEYKRLGIETDSFHPTKLIRYLTSVYKEKFWIKPSDMLDEINAEFKPNLFYQTEEWEHPDVSDDQKPSESIFFQSLAKAIELNNVNLITVGKVNNDWTNWTWSDFEKQEEDDL, translated from the coding sequence ATGAAAGCAGAAAAAATACTTGAAACACTAGATAGGTACGCGGGGGAGTTTGATTTTCCAGTACTTGATAACTATAATTTTGACTTAGCACAATCCAGAATATCTGTTTTTCGAGAGGAAGACAAGTGGTTCATTGTATTTGAGGTTGTGGGCGTTGATGCAAACCTTGAGATATCGAATAACTTCTATGTGTATAGTAATAGCATGAGACAGCAAGGGTTTTTTTCATGTTTTGATGAAATCTTAACGCTGGTAAATGAAGAGTATTGGTACGATGATGAAGATCGTTTCCTTGTAGATCCTTTTCATATGGAGCTACTGTTGAAAGGAGAACATATTACCTTAACACCGACGGTAGAAGAGTATAAGCGTTTAGGAATTGAAACGGATTCATTTCATCCTACCAAACTTATTCGTTATTTAACTTCTGTATATAAGGAGAAATTCTGGATAAAGCCCTCGGACATGTTAGATGAAATCAATGCAGAATTTAAACCAAATCTATTTTATCAAACAGAAGAATGGGAACATCCTGATGTTAGTGATGATCAAAAACCGAGTGAGAGCATATTCTTTCAAAGTTTAGCTAAAGCGATTGAATTAAATAATGTGAATTTGATAACTGTAGGGAAAGTAAATAATGATTGGACCAATTGGACATGGAGTGATTTTGAAAAACAAGAAGAGGATGATCTTTAA
- a CDS encoding heavy metal translocating P-type ATPase has protein sequence MTDKKMSRKQANCCQDSSIAPTKEELATEASSCCSSKKEIPIIPITKEISCCSSNNSIKTETCCSSELDLPKEPVTSKSSCCSDPSPLLNTQKISGDGVQTYLVEGMDCGACALTIEKHLHNVSGVEEVRVNFATGKMHIRHDRNVDDIIKEVSNAGFEASLAGARRRATPVSKSKNTTLILSGLFLALGFGGSFTIISPLLITLLYAMSIGISGYKPAKSAFYAIRSKSLDMNVLMISAAIGAALIGQWLEGATVVWLFALGATLQNKSIERTRESIRGLIDLAPSEAWIKIGTELIKKSVDDIAVNTTIVVKPGEKIPLDGTVIGGNSTVNQAPITGESIPIDKQIGDSVYAGTINDEGSLEITVTKLVEDTTLSRIIHLVEEAQENKAPTEAFVDRFAKIYTPIVFVLAIGVIIIPPLLGMGEWMEWFYKGLELLVVACPCALVISTPVAIVSAIGNAARNGVLIKGGTALEIAGSLNAIAFDKTGTLTEGKPKVMHVRSVDCTEDALLSIAATIEEYSNHPIAKAITAYAKEHQTSIQSGTDFRTIVGKGAQVTIDGETYYAGNKALYEGFGVSLQMWNEPIQEMQRIGQTVILVGTNKVILGMISVADSIRSTTYGTIQELKQSGIRETVMLTGDNEGTAEHIAQKAKVDRYFANLLPEDKVHSVKQLQSEGKTVAMIGDGINDAPALATANLGIAMGGAGTDTAMETADIVLMADNLEKLPYTMKLSRKALHIIKQNIWFSLIIKFIALAFIFPGWLTLWMAVLSDTGAALIVILNSMRLLRNK, from the coding sequence ATGACAGATAAAAAGATGAGCAGAAAACAAGCGAATTGCTGTCAAGATTCTTCCATAGCACCCACAAAAGAAGAATTAGCAACGGAAGCTTCATCGTGTTGCTCTTCAAAAAAAGAGATTCCAATTATCCCTATTACTAAGGAAATCTCTTGCTGTAGTAGTAACAATTCTATTAAAACTGAAACCTGTTGTTCATCTGAATTAGACCTACCCAAAGAACCAGTGACATCAAAATCTTCTTGCTGTAGTGACCCATCACCTCTTCTTAATACTCAAAAAATATCAGGAGATGGCGTACAAACTTATCTTGTAGAAGGTATGGATTGCGGGGCATGTGCTTTAACAATCGAAAAGCATCTACACAACGTTTCTGGCGTGGAAGAAGTTCGAGTAAACTTCGCTACTGGAAAAATGCATATTCGTCATGACCGGAATGTGGATGACATTATAAAAGAAGTGTCTAACGCAGGATTTGAAGCGTCTCTAGCTGGAGCTCGTAGAAGGGCAACACCTGTTTCAAAATCAAAAAATACAACTTTGATTCTCTCAGGTTTATTTTTAGCTTTAGGATTTGGAGGAAGTTTTACAATCATATCCCCTCTTCTTATTACACTTCTCTATGCTATGAGCATTGGTATTAGTGGTTATAAACCTGCTAAAAGTGCCTTTTATGCAATTAGAAGTAAATCGCTCGATATGAACGTTCTCATGATATCAGCCGCTATTGGTGCTGCATTAATTGGACAATGGCTAGAAGGCGCAACAGTTGTTTGGTTATTTGCATTAGGGGCAACGCTACAAAATAAATCAATTGAACGTACACGAGAATCTATTCGTGGATTAATTGATTTAGCACCATCAGAAGCTTGGATAAAAATTGGAACTGAACTTATAAAAAAATCCGTTGATGATATTGCAGTAAATACAACGATTGTTGTAAAGCCAGGTGAAAAAATCCCATTAGACGGCACAGTTATAGGAGGCAATTCTACTGTAAACCAAGCGCCGATAACTGGTGAATCTATCCCAATTGATAAACAAATTGGTGATTCCGTATATGCAGGAACGATTAATGATGAAGGTTCTCTTGAGATTACAGTCACTAAACTTGTTGAGGATACTACGTTATCTCGAATTATTCACCTTGTAGAGGAAGCACAGGAAAATAAAGCACCGACAGAAGCATTTGTTGATCGTTTTGCAAAAATCTATACACCTATCGTTTTTGTATTAGCAATTGGTGTCATAATTATCCCTCCCCTTCTTGGTATGGGCGAATGGATGGAATGGTTTTATAAAGGATTAGAACTTCTTGTTGTTGCGTGTCCTTGTGCTTTAGTTATCTCAACTCCTGTTGCTATTGTATCTGCAATTGGAAATGCAGCAAGAAACGGTGTACTCATTAAAGGTGGTACTGCTCTAGAAATCGCAGGTTCATTAAATGCTATTGCGTTTGATAAAACAGGAACATTGACTGAAGGAAAACCAAAAGTAATGCATGTACGCAGCGTAGATTGTACTGAAGATGCGTTATTATCCATCGCAGCAACAATTGAAGAATACTCTAATCATCCCATTGCCAAAGCAATTACAGCATATGCGAAAGAGCATCAAACTTCTATCCAAAGCGGAACAGACTTCCGCACCATTGTAGGAAAAGGTGCGCAAGTAACGATAGATGGCGAAACATACTACGCTGGAAATAAAGCATTATATGAAGGTTTTGGAGTTTCACTTCAAATGTGGAACGAACCGATTCAGGAGATGCAAAGAATTGGTCAAACCGTGATACTTGTTGGAACGAACAAAGTCATTTTAGGAATGATTTCAGTAGCAGATTCCATTCGTTCTACTACTTATGGAACAATTCAAGAATTAAAACAATCAGGTATTCGGGAAACTGTTATGTTAACAGGAGACAATGAAGGAACCGCAGAACACATTGCACAGAAAGCAAAAGTAGATCGCTATTTTGCTAACTTACTTCCAGAAGATAAGGTTCATTCTGTCAAACAACTTCAATCTGAAGGAAAAACAGTGGCTATGATTGGGGACGGCATAAATGATGCCCCTGCCCTCGCTACTGCAAACCTAGGGATTGCAATGGGCGGTGCAGGAACTGATACCGCAATGGAAACGGCAGATATTGTATTAATGGCAGATAATCTTGAAAAACTTCCTTATACAATGAAACTAAGTCGGAAAGCATTGCACATCATAAAACAAAATATTTGGTTCTCATTGATTATTAAATTTATCGCCCTTGCCTTTATCTTCCCAGGTTGGCTTACTCTTTGGATGGCTGTCCTAAGTGATACAGGCGCTGCACTTATTGTAATCCTTAACAGTATGCGTTTATTACGGAACAAATAA
- a CDS encoding hemolysin family protein: MDIFNLIMVAVLIACTAFFVAIEFAIVKVRGSKIDQFVLEGKKGALAAKKVTSNLDEYLSACQLGITVTAMGLGALGEPTIERLLHPLFDKWNINPSIAGVLSLGIAFTIMTYLHVVVGELAPKTLAIQKAEKVTLLLSAPLIWFYKIMYPFIRLLNGSARMITGMFGLKPASEHDVAHTEEELRLILSESYERGEINQAEYKYVNNIFEFDNRIAKEIMVPRTEIIGLHVDNSLADHMKIIRDEKYTRYPVFGEDKDEIIGMVNVKDFFIRYINKETKEFSSIQSYTRPVIEVIETIPIHNLLLQMQKKRIPLAVLYDEYGGTAGIVTIEDILEEIVGEIRDEYDEDERPPIQQMNEGHVVVEGKVLISELNDLLGLHMNDSDVDTIGGWILMQNYDIQEGQTVNSEGYAFKILSKDPHQIKRVEIQKEMLEAATV; encoded by the coding sequence TTGGACATATTTAATTTAATCATGGTAGCGGTTTTAATCGCATGTACTGCATTTTTCGTGGCAATTGAGTTTGCTATTGTAAAAGTAAGAGGTTCAAAGATTGATCAATTTGTATTAGAAGGAAAGAAGGGTGCGCTGGCAGCTAAGAAAGTGACATCAAACTTGGATGAATATTTGTCAGCTTGTCAATTAGGGATTACAGTTACAGCAATGGGACTTGGAGCACTAGGTGAACCAACGATTGAGAGACTTTTACATCCTTTATTTGATAAGTGGAACATCAATCCTTCCATTGCAGGTGTATTATCTTTAGGAATTGCTTTTACTATAATGACGTACTTACATGTTGTAGTTGGTGAATTAGCACCAAAAACATTGGCGATTCAAAAGGCTGAGAAGGTTACTTTATTACTTTCGGCTCCGCTTATCTGGTTCTACAAAATCATGTATCCGTTTATTCGCTTGTTAAATGGCTCTGCAAGGATGATAACCGGAATGTTCGGCTTAAAACCTGCATCAGAGCATGATGTAGCACATACAGAAGAAGAATTACGATTGATTCTTTCTGAAAGTTATGAACGTGGAGAAATTAATCAAGCTGAATACAAATATGTAAATAATATTTTTGAATTTGATAATCGTATTGCGAAAGAAATCATGGTCCCTCGTACAGAAATTATAGGGCTACATGTAGATAATTCTTTAGCAGACCATATGAAAATAATCCGTGATGAAAAGTACACACGCTACCCAGTATTTGGGGAAGATAAAGATGAAATCATTGGCATGGTGAATGTGAAAGATTTCTTTATTCGTTATATAAATAAGGAAACAAAAGAATTCAGTTCTATTCAATCGTATACGCGTCCAGTAATTGAAGTAATTGAGACCATACCAATACATAATCTTTTACTACAAATGCAAAAGAAACGTATTCCGTTGGCTGTCTTATATGATGAATACGGCGGTACGGCTGGTATTGTAACCATTGAGGATATTCTGGAAGAGATTGTAGGAGAAATACGTGATGAATACGATGAAGATGAGCGTCCACCCATCCAGCAAATGAATGAAGGTCATGTTGTCGTAGAAGGTAAAGTATTAATTAGCGAATTAAATGATTTACTAGGATTACATATGAATGATAGTGATGTTGACACAATTGGTGGTTGGATTCTGATGCAGAATTATGATATCCAAGAAGGGCAAACAGTAAATAGCGAAGGATATGCATTTAAAATTCTTTCTAAAGACCCTCACCAAATCAAACGTGTTGAAATACAAAAAGAAATGTTGGAAGCAGCAACTGTATAG
- a CDS encoding pyruvate oxidase, with amino-acid sequence MFSKTAGEALVDLLIDWGVEHIYGMPGDSINSIIEALRKKQDKIKFIQVRHEEAGALAAAAYAKLTGKLGVCMAIAGPGAIHLLNGLYDAKLDQAPVLAISGQVETDLLGTDFFQEVNLERMFDDVAVYNQRIMSAEQLPAVVNQAIRMAYTKKGVSVLTIPDDVPKFEVKNGARITNSSFTLPEIFPQEEDLAIAKLALNEAKKPVILAGKGAKHARESLLAFAEHIGAPIVLTLPAKGIVPDEHPLCIGGLGLIGTKPSYEAMKHADTLIMVGTSYPFTGFLPEKAKTLHIDTDPAQIGKRYTTDIGLAGDADKTLKWLIENVEKHEDHSFLEHHQEMMKKWEEKLHNQEEDSSTPIKPQRVMHALQKVAEDDAILSVDVGNVTVWTARHFRMTNQKFIISSWLATLGCGLPGALAGQIAFPDKQVFAVCGDGGFGMTMNDFVTAVKYKLPIVVVVLNNNKIAMIKFEQEVMGNIEFGTDLTNPDFAKYAEACGGIGYRVEHLDDLLPAFENAVKQNKPCIIDVVVDVNEAPMPAKITFGQAAGYTKHMIKELFEEGKIDLPPL; translated from the coding sequence ATGTTTAGTAAAACAGCCGGTGAAGCATTAGTGGATCTTTTAATTGACTGGGGTGTAGAACACATATATGGTATGCCAGGAGATTCCATCAATTCTATAATTGAAGCTTTAAGAAAAAAACAAGATAAAATTAAATTTATTCAAGTTCGCCATGAAGAAGCTGGCGCGTTAGCAGCGGCAGCCTATGCAAAATTAACAGGAAAACTTGGTGTTTGTATGGCTATTGCAGGACCTGGGGCTATTCATTTATTAAACGGTTTATACGATGCCAAACTCGATCAAGCTCCCGTACTAGCAATTTCAGGACAAGTAGAAACCGATTTACTCGGAACGGATTTTTTCCAAGAAGTAAACTTAGAAAGAATGTTTGATGATGTTGCCGTTTATAACCAACGAATAATGTCAGCTGAACAGTTACCTGCTGTAGTGAATCAAGCTATTCGAATGGCATATACAAAAAAAGGTGTATCAGTTCTTACAATTCCAGATGATGTTCCGAAATTCGAAGTGAAAAATGGTGCACGTATTACAAACTCTTCCTTTACATTACCTGAAATATTTCCGCAAGAAGAAGATTTAGCTATAGCAAAACTCGCACTTAATGAAGCTAAAAAACCTGTTATTTTAGCCGGGAAAGGAGCTAAACATGCAAGAGAGTCTTTGCTTGCATTTGCAGAACATATCGGTGCTCCAATCGTACTTACATTACCAGCTAAAGGGATTGTTCCTGATGAACACCCTCTTTGTATCGGTGGATTAGGATTAATCGGAACGAAACCTTCTTATGAAGCAATGAAACATGCAGATACTTTAATTATGGTGGGCACTTCTTATCCGTTCACTGGTTTCTTACCCGAAAAAGCAAAAACACTTCATATTGATACAGACCCCGCACAAATCGGGAAACGTTATACGACAGATATCGGCTTAGCTGGTGATGCTGATAAAACATTAAAATGGTTAATTGAAAATGTAGAAAAACACGAGGACCATTCCTTCTTAGAGCATCATCAAGAAATGATGAAAAAGTGGGAAGAAAAATTACACAATCAAGAAGAAGATTCTTCGACTCCAATTAAACCACAGCGAGTTATGCATGCACTGCAGAAAGTAGCAGAAGATGACGCAATTCTTTCAGTCGATGTCGGAAATGTAACAGTATGGACTGCAAGGCACTTCCGTATGACAAACCAGAAATTTATCATTTCTAGTTGGCTTGCAACACTTGGCTGCGGTTTACCTGGTGCACTTGCTGGACAAATTGCTTTCCCGGATAAACAAGTGTTTGCAGTTTGTGGTGACGGCGGGTTTGGAATGACAATGAATGACTTCGTAACAGCTGTTAAATATAAACTACCAATTGTTGTCGTTGTATTAAACAATAATAAAATTGCTATGATTAAATTTGAACAAGAAGTTATGGGAAATATTGAATTTGGTACAGACTTAACGAATCCTGATTTCGCAAAATATGCTGAGGCGTGCGGTGGTATTGGATACCGAGTAGAACATTTAGATGACTTACTTCCCGCCTTTGAAAATGCAGTTAAACAAAATAAACCGTGCATTATTGATGTAGTTGTAGATGTAAATGAAGCACCAATGCCAGCAAAAATCACATTTGGTCAAGCAGCTGGTTATACGAAACATATGATAAAAGAATTATTTGAAGAAGGTAAGATTGATCTACCTCCACTTTAA
- a CDS encoding class I SAM-dependent methyltransferase — MSDFPFLLSWVQKLNIQNEWILDIACGTGRVTIPFIENGYQMIGVDIHEGMLTEAKRKSTSYTKGKWLQQDCLQLSVEETIPLAYMVGHGFQHFLTNIHQNQLLTSIHNALAENGIFILDTRFPSKEELMQPSTEEYWTTITDEKGRRCDLYTELNYDSIQQIQHYITTRRFYEDNTLVEELKTTIDLRYTYPQELERLLVENGFELLHIYNDWDGNELQEDCYSMVVVCWKKR; from the coding sequence TTGTCAGATTTTCCGTTCTTACTATCATGGGTGCAAAAACTAAATATACAAAATGAATGGATTCTAGATATAGCCTGTGGAACAGGGAGAGTTACAATTCCATTCATAGAAAACGGATATCAAATGATTGGTGTAGATATACATGAAGGCATGCTTACTGAAGCGAAGAGAAAATCAACAAGTTATACGAAAGGGAAATGGTTACAGCAAGACTGCTTGCAATTGAGCGTCGAAGAAACAATTCCGTTAGCATATATGGTTGGCCATGGATTCCAGCATTTTCTTACGAATATACATCAAAATCAGTTGTTAACATCTATTCATAATGCATTAGCTGAGAATGGTATATTTATATTAGATACACGTTTTCCTTCAAAAGAAGAATTAATGCAACCATCTACAGAAGAATATTGGACAACTATTACAGATGAAAAGGGAAGAAGATGTGATTTATATACTGAGCTGAATTATGATTCAATTCAGCAAATACAGCACTACATAACAACAAGAAGGTTTTATGAGGATAATACGCTAGTAGAGGAATTGAAAACAACGATTGATCTTCGCTATACGTATCCGCAGGAGTTAGAAAGATTGCTAGTAGAGAATGGATTTGAATTGTTACATATATACAATGATTGGGATGGGAATGAGTTGCAGGAGGATTGTTATTCTATGGTGGTAGTTTGCTGGAAGAAAAGATAG
- a CDS encoding ABC transporter permease subunit encodes MLMRTAKWCGITCLQLFAAILCIICLGALPRLFKGLQIDLIGFWNAIINVGEKLLHPTEITYGFQVPKKLFPQIWIHYIETMIVFLSAFLLSLCIAYVLVVFVLQRSHMKQRIWNGIFLTLESIPDILLILLSQLLVILIFQKTGFMPIKLAGLGEERVRLLPIICLTIPTTLLFIKLLLLRFREELEKDYSMFAKSKGLSLRHILTHHISRNVLLTTVYYAKTNILFMLSNLYIIEWIFNTYGMFVFVKEHSNIEIFTVSLILLYVPLFVVFRLLHTFLQNVIKERV; translated from the coding sequence ATGTTGATGCGAACTGCTAAGTGGTGTGGAATTACTTGTTTACAATTATTTGCTGCAATCTTATGTATAATCTGTCTAGGTGCGCTCCCACGGTTATTTAAGGGATTGCAAATTGATTTAATCGGTTTTTGGAATGCAATCATAAATGTAGGAGAGAAATTACTTCATCCAACTGAAATTACATATGGGTTTCAGGTACCGAAAAAATTGTTTCCGCAAATTTGGATTCATTATATTGAAACGATGATAGTATTTCTTTCAGCTTTTTTACTTTCTTTATGTATAGCATATGTACTTGTTGTTTTTGTGCTGCAGCGTTCTCATATGAAACAAAGAATTTGGAATGGGATTTTTCTAACCCTTGAGAGCATACCAGATATTTTACTTATTTTATTATCGCAACTTCTTGTCATACTTATTTTTCAAAAAACAGGATTTATGCCAATCAAACTTGCTGGATTAGGGGAAGAAAGAGTACGTTTGTTACCGATTATATGTCTTACAATACCGACAACGTTATTGTTTATTAAACTTTTGTTATTAAGGTTCAGAGAAGAATTAGAGAAAGATTATAGTATGTTTGCCAAGAGTAAAGGGTTAAGCTTACGGCATATTTTGACACATCATATTTCAAGAAATGTTTTATTGACGACAGTTTATTATGCGAAAACAAATATTTTATTTATGCTATCCAATTTATATATTATTGAATGGATTTTTAACACATATGGAATGTTTGTATTTGTAAAAGAACATTCGAACATAGAAATTTTCACAGTAAGTTTAATTTTATTATACGTACCGCTTTTTGTAGTATTTCGTTTATTACATACGTTCTTACAAAATGTTATAAAGGAGCGGGTATAG
- a CDS encoding ABC transporter permease subunit, with translation MWQVVKRDIRFWFGVTFLSVLMIVSIGNTLFFDGNIRELTMMYNEKGELEAAPFSPSSEFWFGSDAKGRDLFQLIIEGAKWTVGASIVIAILRIVIGGGIGLLLGMYSKRSFPVISSFFDPFSIVPMVMISYFILKEVLMFDSGEAAAPFHLRVAFQIIVLACLAVPTVMLYVAQEVKRIKKEEFMLAATVLGGSKWQRLKRHVWPHMLPSFLLLVAQQFVSTLLLLLHLGLLRLFFGGTIIFGGIDADSVTKEWTGLIGQNFRHLTTHTWIVLIPIAFYSMTILSGNLISNSMQDAIKLGNVRRAKRKDKEVKVEKQIQPTVNDFSFHREVSK, from the coding sequence ATGTGGCAAGTTGTAAAAAGGGATATAAGATTTTGGTTTGGTGTTACTTTTTTAAGTGTACTTATGATTGTTAGTATTGGGAATACGTTGTTTTTTGATGGGAATATTCGCGAACTAACGATGATGTATAACGAAAAAGGAGAATTGGAGGCTGCTCCATTTTCACCATCAAGTGAATTTTGGTTTGGAAGTGATGCGAAAGGCCGCGATCTTTTTCAACTAATAATAGAGGGAGCAAAATGGACAGTTGGAGCAAGTATAGTTATTGCAATTTTACGTATAGTGATTGGGGGAGGGATAGGTTTATTACTTGGTATGTACAGTAAACGCTCATTCCCAGTTATCTCATCCTTTTTTGATCCATTCAGTATTGTACCAATGGTTATGATTTCCTATTTTATTTTAAAGGAAGTTTTAATGTTTGACAGTGGAGAGGCAGCTGCTCCGTTTCATTTGCGAGTTGCGTTTCAAATTATAGTTCTTGCATGTCTTGCAGTACCGACAGTTATGTTGTATGTAGCGCAAGAAGTCAAGCGTATTAAGAAAGAAGAATTTATGTTGGCGGCAACAGTGCTTGGAGGAAGTAAGTGGCAAAGACTGAAGCGTCATGTATGGCCGCATATGTTACCATCATTTCTTTTATTAGTAGCCCAGCAATTTGTTAGCACTTTATTACTTCTCTTACATCTGGGTTTGTTGCGATTATTTTTTGGCGGAACAATAATCTTTGGCGGTATAGATGCAGATAGTGTAACAAAAGAATGGACAGGGTTAATTGGTCAAAACTTCCGTCACTTAACTACTCATACATGGATTGTACTTATTCCGATTGCTTTCTATAGTATGACAATCTTGTCAGGAAATCTTATTAGTAATAGTATGCAGGATGCAATTAAATTAGGGAATGTTAGAAGAGCGAAACGGAAGGATAAAGAAGTGAAAGTAGAGAAACAAATACAGCCTACCGTGAATGATTTTTCATTTCATAGAGAGGTATCAAAATAG
- a CDS encoding ArsR/SmtB family transcription factor, protein MCNSNDLDIKAKFIRSFADKTRLQILQCMLDGEKTVSQIVEITKGNQSNISQHLNCLKGCGIILGRQEGKYVYYSLRSTQIEQLLTMFDVVFHEVQNEVASCDKNDGCLSQKGEN, encoded by the coding sequence TTGTGCAACTCAAATGACTTAGATATTAAAGCCAAATTTATTCGAAGCTTTGCTGATAAAACAAGACTTCAGATTCTTCAATGTATGTTAGATGGTGAAAAAACGGTATCCCAAATTGTAGAAATCACTAAAGGAAATCAGTCAAATATCTCACAACATCTGAACTGTTTAAAGGGATGCGGCATCATCCTAGGTAGACAAGAAGGAAAATATGTCTACTATTCCTTACGCAGTACACAAATTGAACAGTTACTTACAATGTTCGATGTTGTCTTTCATGAGGTACAAAATGAAGTAGCATCATGTGACAAAAACGATGGTTGTTTATCTCAAAAAGGAGAGAACTGA
- a CDS encoding ZIP family metal transporter — MERLWIPIIVTFFSFGGLLLGGAVGVVTRQLIEEKMHRLYALCGGILLGLLSLEIIPETFSSYEIIGPMLGIAIGILVMSLLDNYCHHPIIHKKDQQAWQTFLFLSFAIFIHNMPSGFALGTAFINHNDSAIPFLLAIVIHHIPEGLALIIPFLFTKHKYISFLLTTLLLSLILGTGTVFGIMMDGKALHLQGLIMGSAIGSLGYVTIHEMLWKAKKQLPFLPFLSWSISGFLLITVFTLFTGHH, encoded by the coding sequence ATGGAACGTCTATGGATTCCAATAATCGTTACGTTTTTTTCGTTCGGTGGATTACTATTAGGAGGTGCTGTTGGAGTAGTAACACGCCAACTAATTGAAGAAAAGATGCATCGTTTATACGCATTATGTGGTGGGATTTTACTTGGATTATTATCACTTGAAATTATTCCTGAAACATTTTCAAGCTATGAAATAATTGGGCCTATGCTCGGTATAGCTATCGGTATTTTAGTTATGAGCTTATTAGATAACTATTGCCATCATCCGATTATACATAAGAAAGATCAACAAGCATGGCAAACCTTCCTTTTTCTTTCTTTCGCTATATTCATTCATAATATGCCGAGTGGATTTGCGTTAGGAACAGCGTTTATAAATCATAATGACTCTGCCATTCCTTTCTTACTTGCGATTGTCATTCACCATATTCCAGAAGGGTTAGCTTTAATTATTCCATTTCTCTTTACAAAACATAAATACATTTCATTTTTATTAACAACTTTATTACTTTCTCTTATCCTAGGGACCGGTACTGTTTTTGGCATTATGATGGACGGGAAAGCTCTCCATTTACAAGGACTTATTATGGGAAGCGCAATTGGTTCTCTTGGCTATGTCACAATTCACGAAATGCTTTGGAAAGCAAAAAAACAGCTACCTTTCCTTCCGTTTCTATCGTGGTCTATTAGTGGATTTTTACTAATAACAGTCTTCACTCTTTTCACTGGACATCACTAA